A genomic region of Alphaproteobacteria bacterium contains the following coding sequences:
- a CDS encoding acetyl-CoA C-acetyltransferase, whose protein sequence is MSDIVIAGAARTPVGAFNGGLSSVSAHYLGEVAIREAMSRAKVSPEDVDEVIMGQILAAGAGQNPARQAAINAGIPAEKTAYGINQLCGSGLRTVALGYQAISMGDSDIIVAGGQESMSQAPHVVHLRNGTKMGDTNLVDTMIKDGLWDAFNGYHMGNTAENVAEKWQITREQQDEFAVASQQKAEAAQKAGRFKDEIVPVTIKTRKGEVVVDTDEHPKPGTTIESVSGLRPAFAKDGTVTAANASGINDGAAALVLMSADEAEKRGVKPLARIVSWATAGVDPAIMGSGPIPASRMALEKAGWSVDDLDLIEANEAFAAQACAVNKDLGWDTAKVNVNGGAIALGHPVGASGARVLVTLLHEMEKRDAKKGLATLCIGGGMGIAMCVER, encoded by the coding sequence ATGTCCGACATCGTGATTGCCGGCGCCGCGCGCACGCCGGTTGGCGCCTTTAACGGCGGCTTGAGCTCGGTTTCCGCCCACTATTTGGGTGAGGTCGCGATTCGCGAGGCGATGTCTCGCGCCAAGGTTTCGCCCGAGGACGTCGACGAGGTCATCATGGGCCAGATCCTGGCCGCAGGGGCGGGCCAGAATCCGGCCCGCCAGGCCGCGATCAATGCCGGTATTCCGGCCGAAAAGACAGCCTACGGCATTAACCAATTGTGCGGCTCCGGCTTGCGCACCGTGGCGCTCGGCTACCAGGCGATCAGCATGGGCGACAGCGATATCATCGTCGCCGGCGGCCAGGAGAGCATGAGCCAGGCGCCGCATGTCGTGCATCTGCGCAACGGCACCAAGATGGGCGATACCAACCTGGTCGACACCATGATCAAGGATGGCCTGTGGGACGCCTTCAACGGCTACCACATGGGCAACACCGCAGAGAATGTCGCCGAGAAGTGGCAGATCACCCGCGAGCAGCAGGATGAGTTCGCCGTCGCCTCGCAGCAGAAGGCGGAAGCGGCGCAAAAGGCCGGCCGGTTCAAGGATGAGATCGTCCCGGTCACCATCAAGACCCGCAAGGGTGAGGTCGTGGTCGACACCGATGAGCATCCCAAGCCCGGCACCACGATCGAATCGGTTTCGGGTCTGCGTCCGGCCTTCGCCAAGGACGGCACGGTGACCGCGGCCAATGCCTCCGGCATCAACGACGGCGCCGCCGCGCTGGTACTGATGAGCGCGGACGAGGCCGAGAAGCGTGGCGTCAAGCCGCTGGCCCGCATCGTGTCTTGGGCCACCGCCGGCGTCGATCCCGCGATCATGGGGTCGGGCCCGATTCCCGCCAGTCGAATGGCGCTGGAGAAAGCCGGCTGGTCGGTCGACGACCTCGACCTGATCGAGGCCAACGAGGCTTTCGCCGCCCAGGCCTGTGCGGTCAACAAGGATCTCGGCTGGGATACCGCCAAGGTCAACGTCAATGGCGGTGCCATCGCGCTCGGCCACCCGGTCGGTGCGTCGGGGGCGCGGGTGCTGGTCACCCTGCTTCACGAGATGGAGAAGCGCGACGCCAAGAAGGGCCTTGCGACGCTTTGCATCGGCGGCGGTATGGGTATCGCCATGTGCGTCGAGCGCTAA
- a CDS encoding 3-hydroxyacyl-CoA dehydrogenase family protein: protein MKDQERVVGVVGAGIMGAGLCEDLLQQGYGPVLVDIESSALDAAATRIRRSLGARAMFTKSKRAETVDATMARLGLSTDYQTLADADFVIENVNENIDLKREVFEALEKVVAPSCILIANTSCIPITRLGSFIGLPGRLIGVHFMNPVPLKDTVEVIPGEMTSPDTLRETGRFLDEVGKKYVVVRDSPGFVSNRVLMPTINEAIFLIHEGVAVAEDVDAIFKSCFDHKMGPLETADLIGLDTILDSLRVLEACLGGSKFRPCPLLEKMVEEGNLGRKSGRGFFAY, encoded by the coding sequence ATGAAAGACCAAGAAAGGGTCGTCGGGGTGGTTGGGGCCGGTATCATGGGTGCCGGCCTTTGCGAAGACCTCCTGCAACAGGGATATGGGCCGGTTCTGGTCGATATTGAATCGTCGGCGCTCGATGCGGCGGCGACGCGCATCCGGCGGAGTCTCGGCGCGCGGGCCATGTTCACAAAGTCGAAGAGGGCCGAGACGGTCGACGCGACAATGGCGCGGCTTGGCCTCTCGACCGACTATCAAACGCTCGCCGACGCCGATTTCGTCATCGAAAACGTCAACGAAAATATTGACCTCAAGCGCGAGGTCTTCGAGGCGCTCGAAAAGGTGGTCGCGCCGTCTTGCATATTGATCGCCAATACGTCCTGTATTCCGATAACCCGGCTCGGATCGTTCATCGGGCTGCCGGGAAGGCTGATCGGCGTCCATTTCATGAATCCGGTCCCGCTCAAGGACACGGTCGAGGTCATTCCGGGCGAAATGACGTCGCCGGATACCCTGCGCGAAACCGGCCGATTCCTCGATGAGGTGGGAAAGAAGTATGTGGTCGTGCGCGATTCTCCGGGTTTCGTCTCGAACCGCGTGTTGATGCCGACCATCAACGAGGCGATTTTTCTCATTCACGAAGGCGTTGCCGTGGCCGAAGACGTGGACGCCATCTTCAAGTCGTGCTTCGATCACAAGATGGGGCCGCTGGAAACGGCGGATCTCATCGGGTTGGATACGATCCTCGATTCGTTAAGAGTATTGGAGGCGTGTTTGGGTGGCAGCAAATTCCGCCCTTGTCCGCTGCTTGAGAAAATGGTCGAAGAGGGCAATCTCGGCCGCAAGAGCGGTCGTGGGTTCTTCGCTTACTGA
- a CDS encoding acyl-CoA dehydrogenase, which yields MIENGEPGVARREEFRSFVEATIAPHAARFDREEKLDHDVIRKIAGAGYLTPWLPKKWGGEAMDMTVYGLLNEEVGYACAATRSLLTAHGMVAQAIHRCGSTSQRDRYLPLLSNGDRIAAFALSEPAVGSDAAHPELSAVPVTDGFRLQGTKTWITLGQIADLFLVLAQCEGEATAFIVDRRSEGLSVTPIAGMLGARGAMLATLDFDGCVVAADQVLARPGSGFSLVAATALDHGRYGVAWSCVGMIRACLDTATRYTSERSQFGAELSQHQLVRRIIADMLTGQHAADLLCRRAGTLREAGDPNAVMETIIAKYFASKAAMRAAVDAVQLLGANGCSDRYPVARILRDAKVMEIIEGSSEISQLSIAGHAYRQHPVGSGPPPAEST from the coding sequence ATGATCGAGAACGGCGAACCAGGCGTGGCAAGGCGCGAGGAGTTTCGATCCTTCGTCGAGGCGACCATCGCGCCCCATGCCGCGCGGTTCGATCGTGAAGAGAAACTCGACCACGACGTCATTCGCAAGATCGCGGGCGCGGGCTATCTCACGCCATGGCTGCCGAAGAAATGGGGCGGCGAGGCCATGGACATGACCGTCTATGGCCTATTGAACGAGGAGGTCGGCTATGCGTGCGCGGCGACGCGCAGTCTGCTGACCGCCCACGGCATGGTGGCTCAGGCGATCCATCGCTGCGGGTCGACGTCGCAACGCGATCGGTACCTGCCCCTGCTATCGAATGGCGACCGGATCGCCGCTTTTGCGCTGAGCGAACCCGCGGTGGGCAGCGATGCGGCCCATCCGGAATTGTCCGCGGTGCCGGTGACCGACGGCTTTCGGCTGCAGGGGACGAAGACCTGGATCACCCTGGGGCAAATCGCCGATCTGTTCCTGGTCCTCGCGCAGTGCGAGGGAGAGGCGACGGCGTTCATTGTCGATCGCCGGAGCGAAGGTCTCTCGGTCACCCCGATCGCCGGCATGCTGGGCGCCCGCGGCGCGATGTTGGCGACCTTGGATTTCGACGGTTGTGTGGTTGCGGCGGATCAGGTGCTGGCCCGGCCGGGAAGCGGTTTCTCGCTGGTCGCGGCGACTGCCCTCGATCATGGCCGTTACGGCGTGGCGTGGAGTTGCGTCGGCATGATCCGCGCCTGTCTGGACACGGCGACGCGGTACACCAGCGAGCGGTCTCAGTTCGGCGCCGAGTTGAGCCAGCATCAACTGGTGCGCCGGATCATTGCCGATATGCTCACCGGCCAGCACGCCGCCGACCTGCTGTGTCGGCGCGCCGGCACGCTGAGGGAGGCGGGAGACCCGAACGCCGTCATGGAAACCATTATCGCCAAGTATTTCGCCTCGAAAGCGGCCATGCGGGCCGCCGTCGACGCGGTTCAGCTGCTCGGCGCCAACGGCTGCAGCGACCGCTATCCCGTAGCCCGCATCCTGCGCGACGCAAAGGTCATGGAGATCATCGAGGGCAGCTCGGAGATCAGTCAGCTGTCGATCGCCGGTCATGCCTATCGCCAGCATCCCGTCGGGTCCGGTCCGCCGCCGGCGGAGAGCACGTGA
- the phbB gene encoding acetoacetyl-CoA reductase: MARVALVTGGTRGIGAAISAALQDAGYTVAANYGGNDEAAAKFKEATGINAYKWDVGDFDACQAGVAKVEAELGPIDVLVNNAGITRDTTLHKMDAGKWGDVIRTNLDSAYNLTRCVIEGMRERGFGRLVNISSVNGQKGQLGQSNYAAAKAGLIGFTKSVAQENARKGITANVVAPGYIGTEMVRAVPEKILEQIVAQIPVGRLGEPEEIAKCVLFLAADDAGFITGSTLSVNGGQYMH; this comes from the coding sequence ATGGCACGTGTAGCATTGGTAACCGGGGGCACGCGCGGGATCGGCGCGGCCATCTCGGCGGCGCTCCAGGACGCGGGATACACGGTGGCGGCTAATTACGGCGGCAATGACGAAGCGGCGGCGAAGTTCAAGGAGGCGACCGGAATCAACGCCTACAAATGGGATGTCGGCGATTTCGATGCCTGCCAGGCGGGCGTCGCGAAGGTCGAAGCCGAGCTCGGTCCGATCGACGTGCTGGTCAACAACGCGGGCATCACGCGGGATACGACGCTCCACAAAATGGACGCCGGCAAGTGGGGCGACGTCATCCGCACCAACCTCGATTCGGCGTACAACCTGACCCGCTGTGTCATCGAAGGAATGCGCGAACGAGGTTTCGGGCGCCTCGTCAATATCTCGTCGGTCAACGGCCAGAAAGGTCAGCTCGGCCAGTCGAACTATGCCGCGGCGAAGGCCGGCCTGATCGGGTTCACCAAGTCCGTGGCCCAGGAAAACGCGCGTAAGGGCATCACCGCCAATGTCGTGGCGCCGGGCTATATCGGCACCGAGATGGTGCGCGCCGTGCCGGAGAAGATCCTCGAACAGATCGTCGCCCAGATCCCGGTGGGCCGCCTCGGTGAACCCGAGGAAATCGCCAAATGCGTGCTGTTCCTCGCCGCCGACGATGCCGGGTTCATCACCGGCTCGACGTTGTCGGTGAATGGCGGTCAATATATGCACTGA
- a CDS encoding aspartate aminotransferase family protein → MTTKAATRLTANNLEPFWMPFTANKQFKANPRLLVSAKDMHYTSHDGRRILDGTAGLWCVNAGHGREKIVEAVSAQVKEMDYAPAFQMGHPAAFELAARLTAMLPGDLDHVFFTNSGSESVDSALKIALAYHRVRGDGQRTRLIGRERGYHGVGFGGISVGGISANRKFFGSLLPGVDHLPHTHNLEKNAFSRGIPEWGAELADQLEGIVALHDPSTIAAVIVEPVAGSTGVLIPPKGYLKRLREICDRHGILLVFDEVITGFGRLGKSFAAEYFDVVPDMMTVAKGLTNGTVPMGGVFVRKGIYDAFMDGPDNVIDLFHGYTYSGHPLACAAGLAALDIYKEDGLFERAGELDDYWADAVHSLKGTRNVIDLRNLGLIAGIELEPIADKPTARAFDIFLKCYEKGVLIRTTGDIIALSPPLIIEKPQIDELFGTLGDTIREAA, encoded by the coding sequence ATGACGACAAAAGCGGCGACACGGCTTACCGCCAACAATCTAGAGCCGTTCTGGATGCCGTTTACGGCGAACAAGCAATTCAAGGCCAATCCACGGCTTTTGGTCTCGGCCAAGGACATGCATTACACATCCCATGACGGGCGCCGGATTCTCGACGGCACGGCCGGCCTGTGGTGCGTCAATGCGGGCCACGGTCGCGAAAAGATCGTCGAGGCGGTTTCGGCCCAGGTCAAGGAGATGGATTATGCGCCGGCCTTTCAAATGGGCCATCCGGCGGCCTTCGAGTTGGCGGCGCGCCTGACCGCGATGCTCCCCGGCGACCTCGACCACGTGTTTTTCACCAACTCGGGGTCCGAATCGGTCGATAGCGCGCTCAAGATCGCGCTCGCCTACCACCGCGTTCGCGGCGACGGCCAGCGCACCCGCCTGATCGGGCGCGAGCGCGGCTATCACGGCGTCGGTTTCGGCGGCATTTCGGTCGGCGGCATCTCCGCCAACCGAAAGTTCTTCGGCAGTCTGCTGCCCGGCGTCGACCACCTGCCGCATACCCACAACCTGGAGAAGAATGCATTCAGCCGCGGCATCCCGGAATGGGGCGCCGAACTCGCCGACCAGTTGGAGGGGATCGTCGCCCTGCACGACCCGAGCACGATCGCGGCGGTGATCGTCGAACCGGTCGCCGGCTCGACCGGCGTGCTGATCCCGCCCAAGGGCTATCTCAAGCGTTTGCGCGAGATCTGCGACCGCCACGGCATTCTGCTTGTCTTCGACGAGGTCATCACCGGATTCGGCCGTCTCGGCAAGTCCTTCGCGGCCGAATATTTCGACGTCGTGCCCGACATGATGACGGTGGCCAAGGGCCTGACCAACGGCACCGTGCCGATGGGCGGCGTGTTCGTCCGCAAGGGTATCTACGACGCCTTCATGGACGGTCCCGACAACGTCATCGATCTGTTCCACGGCTATACCTATTCGGGGCACCCGCTGGCCTGCGCCGCGGGGCTCGCCGCCCTCGACATCTACAAGGAGGACGGGCTGTTCGAACGCGCCGGGGAGCTCGATGACTATTGGGCCGACGCGGTGCATTCGCTGAAAGGCACCCGCAATGTCATCGACCTGCGCAATCTCGGCCTGATCGCCGGTATCGAGCTCGAGCCGATCGCCGACAAGCCGACGGCGCGCGCCTTCGATATCTTCCTCAAATGCTACGAAAAGGGTGTTCTGATTCGCACCACCGGCGACATCATCGCCCTGTCGCCGCCGCTGATCATCGAAAAGCCGCAGATCGACGAGCTGTTCGGAACTCTCGGTGACACCATCCGTGAGGCCGCCTAG
- a CDS encoding alpha/beta fold hydrolase has translation MPQRNSHPPTPPPPRLGPRPLPMHLGLAAWTWTTSRAALPLLKSGSLDWKPRLSESAASLRQRLNDAPSNGFDAAVDAEIRRRLGDFLAGIEAYRRHPWRRDVADPPVLWREGTTRMFDYDAGGAGSVVLIVPSLVNRFHVLDLSSRCSLIRHLAEAGLRPLVIDWDRPGPAEREFDLSDYIAGRLERALDAARAAAGGKVAVIGYCMGGNLALALALRRHRDISRLALLATPWDFHADDAAAAKALATGVAPFWPVVEQLGEMPTDLIQVLFCALDPYLAVKKFLAFGRLDPESAKAAHFVALEDWLNDGVPLAARVARECLDDWYGRNTPGAGQWRVAGAPIRPAELRLPTLGIVPGADRIVPPASAAALIDAIPGAAKMTPPLGHIGMVVGHAGPEAVWAPLTDWVRHDAA, from the coding sequence ATGCCGCAGCGCAACAGCCATCCACCCACACCGCCGCCGCCGCGGCTGGGGCCCCGCCCGTTGCCGATGCATCTCGGCCTGGCGGCGTGGACCTGGACGACCTCGCGCGCCGCCTTGCCGCTGTTGAAGAGCGGATCGCTCGATTGGAAGCCCCGGTTGAGCGAAAGCGCCGCAAGCCTTCGGCAACGCCTAAACGACGCGCCAAGTAACGGTTTCGACGCCGCGGTCGATGCCGAGATACGGCGCCGGCTGGGCGATTTTCTGGCCGGAATCGAAGCCTACCGCCGGCATCCCTGGCGCCGCGATGTCGCCGATCCGCCCGTCCTGTGGCGCGAGGGGACGACCCGCATGTTCGACTATGACGCGGGCGGCGCGGGATCGGTCGTTTTGATCGTGCCGTCCTTGGTCAATCGATTTCATGTCCTCGATTTGTCGTCGCGCTGCAGCCTGATCCGCCACTTGGCCGAAGCCGGATTGCGGCCCCTGGTCATCGACTGGGACCGGCCCGGCCCGGCGGAGCGGGAATTCGACCTTAGCGATTATATCGCCGGGCGTCTTGAGCGGGCCCTCGACGCGGCCCGCGCGGCGGCCGGCGGCAAAGTCGCCGTGATCGGCTATTGCATGGGTGGAAATCTGGCCCTGGCCCTGGCCCTGCGCCGTCATCGCGACATTTCGCGCCTGGCCCTTTTGGCCACCCCTTGGGATTTCCATGCCGACGACGCGGCGGCGGCGAAGGCGCTGGCGACAGGTGTTGCGCCGTTTTGGCCGGTGGTCGAGCAGCTCGGCGAGATGCCGACCGATCTGATCCAAGTGCTGTTCTGCGCGCTCGACCCCTACCTCGCGGTCAAGAAGTTCCTCGCCTTCGGCCGTCTCGACCCCGAATCGGCCAAGGCGGCGCATTTCGTCGCCCTCGAGGACTGGCTCAACGATGGCGTCCCGTTGGCCGCCCGGGTGGCGCGGGAATGCCTCGACGACTGGTACGGCCGCAACACCCCGGGGGCGGGGCAGTGGCGGGTCGCCGGCGCGCCGATACGGCCCGCCGAACTCCGCCTGCCGACCCTCGGCATCGTGCCCGGCGCCGATCGCATCGTGCCGCCCGCCTCGGCCGCGGCGCTGATCGACGCCATCCCCGGGGCGGCGAAGATGACACCGCCGCTGGGCCATATCGGCATGGTCGTCGGTCATGCCGGTCCCGAGGCGGTATGGGCGCCGCTGACCGACTGGGTGCGCCACGATGCCGCATGA
- a CDS encoding NUDIX hydrolase, producing MIASSPRRYPARPLVGVGVVVWRAGEVLLVRRAKAPRQGQWGLPGGAQKLGETVFEAARREVLEETGIDADPISIVDVVDSITRDDTGAVEYHYTLVEVAAVWRAGEAVAGGDAAEAAWFGRDAIDALGLWSETVRVIDLARSRIDSTGRRSPG from the coding sequence ATGATTGCATCTTCGCCGCGTCGCTATCCGGCACGCCCGCTGGTCGGCGTCGGTGTCGTCGTTTGGCGCGCCGGCGAGGTGCTGCTGGTGCGCCGCGCCAAGGCGCCACGCCAGGGTCAATGGGGCTTGCCGGGCGGCGCCCAAAAGCTGGGCGAGACCGTGTTCGAGGCGGCGCGCCGCGAAGTTCTCGAGGAAACCGGAATCGACGCCGACCCCATCTCTATTGTCGATGTGGTCGATTCGATCACACGGGACGACACCGGTGCGGTCGAATACCACTACACGCTGGTCGAGGTGGCAGCCGTGTGGCGGGCCGGGGAGGCCGTGGCCGGCGGTGATGCCGCCGAGGCGGCATGGTTCGGGCGCGACGCAATCGACGCCTTGGGCTTGTGGTCGGAGACGGTGCGGGTGATCGATTTGGCACGGTCACGGATCGATTCGACCGGGCGCCGTTCCCCAGGCTAG
- the phaR gene encoding polyhydroxyalkanoate synthesis repressor PhaR, whose protein sequence is MARENGDPTAPVTIKKYANRRLYNTATSSYVTLDDLCQMVKEGIDFVVYDAKSGDDITRPVLTQIIVEEENKGQNLLPINFLRQLIAFYGDSLQAVVPGYLEQSMEAFSHNQERMRSYIQEAFDGIFPFGSFEEMGRQNMAMFERTMKMFANPYTGKDPGGAEDGTSTESTNGPSGDDLKQLKAQIDALQDQLQKLSDKK, encoded by the coding sequence ATGGCGCGGGAAAACGGCGACCCGACGGCGCCGGTGACGATCAAGAAATATGCCAACCGCCGTCTCTACAATACGGCGACCAGCAGCTACGTGACCCTCGACGACCTGTGCCAGATGGTCAAGGAGGGGATCGACTTCGTCGTCTACGACGCCAAGTCGGGCGACGACATTACCCGCCCGGTCCTGACCCAGATCATCGTCGAAGAGGAAAACAAGGGTCAGAACCTGCTGCCGATCAACTTCCTGCGCCAATTGATCGCGTTTTACGGCGACAGTTTGCAGGCGGTCGTGCCGGGATATCTCGAGCAAAGCATGGAAGCCTTCTCCCATAACCAGGAGCGCATGCGGAGCTATATCCAGGAGGCCTTCGACGGCATCTTCCCGTTCGGCTCGTTCGAAGAGATGGGGCGCCAAAACATGGCGATGTTCGAGCGCACCATGAAGATGTTCGCCAACCCCTATACTGGCAAGGACCCCGGCGGCGCGGAAGACGGGACGTCGACCGAATCGACGAACGGCCCCAGCGGCGACGATCTCAAACAGCTCAAGGCTCAGATCGACGCCCTCCAGGACCAATTGCAGAAGCTTTCCGACAAGAAGTAA
- the mscL gene encoding large-conductance mechanosensitive channel protein MscL, producing MLQEFKDFAMRGNVVDMAVGIVIGAAFGTIVKSLVSDVIMPPIGMLLGGVDFTDFFIVLSGDGSYPTLEAAKEAGATTLNYGLFINTIISFVIVAFAIFLLIKQINRLKKVEEEAPAEPPAPPAEQVLLEEIRDILKSRSA from the coding sequence ATGCTTCAGGAATTCAAAGATTTCGCCATGCGCGGCAATGTCGTCGACATGGCCGTTGGCATCGTCATCGGCGCCGCATTCGGCACGATCGTCAAATCGCTGGTGTCGGATGTCATCATGCCGCCGATCGGTATGCTGCTCGGCGGCGTCGATTTCACCGACTTCTTCATCGTCTTGTCGGGCGATGGCAGCTACCCGACTCTCGAGGCGGCCAAGGAAGCCGGCGCCACGACACTCAATTACGGTTTGTTCATCAACACCATAATCAGCTTCGTCATCGTGGCCTTCGCGATCTTCTTGCTGATCAAACAGATCAACCGCCTCAAGAAGGTGGAAGAGGAAGCTCCGGCGGAGCCGCCGGCGCCGCCCGCGGAACAAGTCCTCCTCGAGGAAATCCGCGACATCCTGAAGAGCCGTTCGGCTTAG
- a CDS encoding GNAT family N-acetyltransferase, which yields MAVRKMGYEIIRYRDEFRDQVIGLMKNHWGPDEATNAACFKWKYEDNPYLDGPLLYLALDGKRLAGMRGLFGAAWQIGARGTGFPLPCNADTYVEPADRRHGVYHQLTKRMIADLSALGISHVLNFTPSEANALNSMLFGWRPLGPFRSMTRHRSEDDPGGPDPVSPPGTPEGRDEIVIDTTARPQEMASLIARCTADGRIGHVRNEAYFGWRYGNPFSNFRFVYCRSRELDGYLILYQAADRQTDQLWIADIAAPSKAIEAKLLNAAIGFGDRNRLRVWSATLSDETRRSFLRLGFRPDNSSAERLRYATGPLIRAMNHGGADGEWDLGGVDLRRLANWDLRRIYNDAM from the coding sequence TTGGCCGTCCGCAAGATGGGCTACGAAATTATTCGATATCGCGATGAATTCCGGGACCAGGTCATCGGCCTGATGAAAAATCATTGGGGGCCGGACGAGGCGACCAACGCCGCCTGCTTCAAGTGGAAATACGAAGACAATCCCTATCTCGACGGACCCCTCCTTTACTTGGCCCTGGATGGCAAGCGGCTTGCCGGAATGCGGGGATTGTTCGGCGCGGCGTGGCAGATCGGGGCGCGCGGTACCGGTTTCCCCCTGCCCTGCAACGCCGATACCTACGTCGAACCTGCCGACCGCAGACACGGCGTCTATCACCAGCTCACCAAGCGCATGATCGCCGACCTCTCGGCGCTCGGCATTTCCCATGTTCTCAACTTCACCCCTTCGGAGGCCAACGCGCTCAATTCGATGCTGTTCGGCTGGCGCCCGCTGGGGCCCTTTAGGTCGATGACCCGGCATCGTTCCGAGGATGACCCGGGCGGGCCGGATCCGGTATCGCCGCCGGGGACGCCGGAGGGCCGTGATGAAATTGTGATCGATACGACAGCTCGTCCGCAGGAAATGGCCAGTCTGATCGCTCGCTGCACCGCGGACGGCCGCATAGGCCACGTCAGGAATGAAGCCTACTTCGGGTGGCGATACGGCAATCCGTTTTCGAATTTCCGCTTCGTCTATTGCCGCAGCCGCGAATTGGACGGCTATCTGATTCTGTATCAAGCGGCGGACCGGCAAACCGACCAATTGTGGATCGCCGACATCGCCGCCCCATCGAAAGCGATCGAGGCGAAACTGCTGAACGCCGCGATCGGGTTCGGTGACCGCAACCGGTTGCGGGTGTGGTCGGCGACGCTCTCCGACGAAACGCGGCGCTCATTCCTTCGTTTGGGCTTTCGGCCGGACAATTCGAGTGCTGAGCGACTCCGGTACGCCACCGGTCCGCTCATTCGCGCCATGAACCACGGCGGCGCCGATGGCGAATGGGATCTGGGCGGCGTCGATTTGCGCCGGCTGGCGAATTGGGACCTGCGACGGATTTACAACGACGCCATGTGA
- a CDS encoding acyl carrier protein encodes MPATIKGRVKSYFRRAMRRDDIDDDTDIFEAGVVDSLFAVQLVAFTEQEFGVVVEDDDLDLANFRSVNELAEFVTRKSALSQG; translated from the coding sequence ATGCCCGCGACGATAAAGGGGCGAGTGAAATCATACTTCCGGCGCGCAATGCGGCGCGACGACATCGATGACGACACCGACATATTCGAGGCCGGCGTGGTCGATTCGCTGTTTGCCGTGCAGCTGGTCGCCTTCACCGAGCAGGAATTCGGCGTCGTGGTCGAGGATGACGATCTCGACCTCGCCAATTTTCGCTCGGTCAACGAACTGGCGGAATTCGTAACCCGCAAAAGCGCACTATCGCAAGGCTGA
- a CDS encoding HAD-IIIC family phosphatase, which translates to MDGSPAAQPIKCLVWDLDNTLWDGVLLEGPVSLRADSAELIRILDGHGVLHAIASQGDYAAAWEQLTVFGLADYFLCPHIDWTAKSNSLAEISQSLNLGLDTFAFVDDQAYERAEVSHAHPEVLCVDARQDLLNLLDHPRLRPGPQTPERGRRRHMYQQDFKRRAAEELFDGPATEFQASLGMELSIFPAQTEDLGRVEELVARTSQLNSTGYDYTLDELDAFRQSSDHLMLVAELNDRFGWYGKVGLVVVEVGESVWTLKLLVVSCRVMSRGVGVTLLSEIMRRARDAGARLQAEFRHTGRNRIMMVTYRFAGFREVFRDDDHVLLEHDLEKNVAMPAHIEVIDTGRDRLTAP; encoded by the coding sequence ATGGACGGATCGCCGGCGGCGCAGCCGATAAAGTGCCTGGTGTGGGATCTCGATAACACGCTGTGGGACGGCGTCCTATTGGAGGGGCCGGTCAGCCTGCGCGCGGATTCGGCCGAGCTGATTCGGATCCTCGATGGTCACGGCGTGCTGCATGCCATCGCCAGCCAAGGCGATTACGCGGCCGCGTGGGAGCAACTCACGGTCTTCGGCCTGGCCGACTATTTTTTGTGTCCACACATTGATTGGACGGCGAAGTCGAACTCACTCGCAGAAATTTCGCAATCGCTGAACCTGGGCCTCGACACCTTTGCGTTCGTCGACGACCAGGCCTATGAGCGCGCGGAGGTCAGCCATGCCCACCCCGAGGTCTTGTGCGTCGACGCCAGACAAGACCTGCTGAACCTGCTCGACCACCCACGACTGAGACCGGGTCCGCAGACACCGGAACGCGGCCGGCGACGCCATATGTACCAACAGGACTTTAAGCGTCGCGCCGCCGAAGAGCTGTTTGACGGGCCGGCGACCGAATTTCAGGCCTCGCTCGGCATGGAGCTCTCGATCTTCCCGGCCCAAACCGAGGATTTGGGGCGTGTTGAAGAGCTGGTTGCGCGGACCAGTCAGCTCAACTCCACCGGTTATGATTACACGCTCGATGAGCTCGACGCCTTCCGGCAGTCGTCCGATCATTTGATGCTGGTGGCGGAACTGAACGACCGCTTTGGCTGGTACGGCAAGGTCGGTCTTGTCGTTGTCGAGGTTGGCGAAAGCGTCTGGACCCTCAAGCTTCTGGTCGTTTCCTGCCGGGTCATGTCGCGCGGTGTCGGGGTAACGCTGCTCAGTGAAATCATGCGCCGTGCCAGGGATGCGGGAGCCCGACTTCAAGCCGAATTCCGGCACACCGGACGCAACCGGATCATGATGGTGACCTACCGCTTCGCCGGCTTTCGGGAAGTATTCCGCGACGACGACCATGTTCTCTTGGAGCATGACCTCGAAAAGAATGTAGCGATGCCGGCGCATATCGAAGTGATCGACACGGGACGGGACCGTCTCACGGCGCCATAG